One window from the genome of Elaeis guineensis isolate ETL-2024a chromosome 5, EG11, whole genome shotgun sequence encodes:
- the LOC105045035 gene encoding calvin cycle protein CP12-1, chloroplastic, with translation MATTLAGVSLSTPKVASKKAELPKLQPLHGRILPWAAGHRTPMGRRVVLVASSPTPPRISEKVSESIKKAEEACEDDAASGECAAAWDEVEELSAAASHARDKLKDSDPLESYCKDNPETEECRTYED, from the coding sequence ATGGCAACCACTCTGGCCGGTGTAAGCCTCTCCACCCCAAAGGTTGCCTCCAAGAAGGCAGAGCTCCCCAAGCTACAACCACTCCATGGGAGAATCCTCCCATGGGCCGCTGGCCACCGGACACCGATGGGCCGCCGCGTGGTGCTTGTGGCGAGCTCACCGACCCCTCCACGCATATCGGAGAAGGTGTCGGAGAGCATAAAGAAGGCGGAGGAGGCATGCGAAGACGATGCGGCGAGCGGCGAGTGCGCAGCAGCATGGGACGAAGTGGAGGAGCTCAGCGCGGCGGCGAGCCATGCACGCGACAAGCTCAAGGACTCCGACCCGCTGGAGAGTTACTGCAAGGACAACCCCGAGACCGAAGAGTGCCGCACCTACGAGGACTGA